Proteins encoded by one window of Fictibacillus marinisediminis:
- a CDS encoding acyl carrier protein, with the protein MNITNELFELMSQRHCGVLPLEDIHENLTMFEAGFDSLRFMELVVLIEEHFSIEFPDDLLDITSTTTIGDIALRINQQV; encoded by the coding sequence ATGAACATCACTAATGAATTATTTGAATTGATGAGTCAGCGTCATTGTGGTGTTCTTCCTCTGGAGGACATACATGAAAATTTGACGATGTTTGAGGCTGGTTTTGATTCCTTAAGATTCATGGAGCTTGTTGTCCTGATCGAAGAGCATTTCTCCATCGAGTTCCCGGATGATCTGTTAGATATAACCAGTACCACTACCATTGGGGATATCGCTTTAAGGATCAACCAACAGGTGTAA
- a CDS encoding class I adenylate-forming enzyme family protein produces the protein MKNVQRLHRLTHYKELKNVAFVLYTSGTTHNPKGVMLTYENILSNAEQIKDRLDLKESDCLLVTRPLSYASSITGEIFSGLLGGCTLLFKDSSASPLRIIKLVKQHTVSILFLTPSLTLKLLELRSLLHLTELKAIVLSGEILYEGQFHKIRAGLPKTVSIYNAYGLTEASPRVAIHKIHTEPFVEGCVGIPLNGIKIKILDEQGRKLPEQSKGFLHIKGPNIMKGYVKQKKLTGQVKKNRWLNTNDLAEIRNNQLIIYGRSDNTIIRNGVNIQLEEIESLLNVSPFVNESMVIKRESKDKQVTLEAWIVPSSAYQVSLLRKEIHSWDQKLWPDEIVLKQKMPKTETGKLRRTVI, from the coding sequence TTGAAGAATGTTCAAAGACTCCATAGGCTGACCCATTATAAAGAACTTAAAAATGTAGCCTTTGTCCTTTACACTTCTGGAACAACTCACAATCCAAAAGGAGTAATGTTGACCTACGAAAACATTTTGAGCAATGCTGAGCAGATCAAAGACCGGTTGGACTTAAAAGAATCGGATTGCCTTTTAGTTACAAGACCTTTATCCTATGCTTCTTCCATCACTGGAGAGATTTTTTCTGGTTTGCTTGGAGGGTGCACCTTATTATTCAAAGATTCCTCTGCTTCGCCTCTACGTATTATCAAACTCGTAAAACAACATACCGTATCGATCCTCTTTCTGACCCCTTCCCTTACCTTAAAACTCCTTGAACTGCGTTCACTTCTTCATTTGACGGAATTAAAAGCAATCGTTTTAAGCGGAGAAATTCTCTATGAGGGCCAGTTTCATAAAATCAGAGCAGGACTTCCAAAAACGGTTTCCATCTATAATGCCTATGGACTAACAGAGGCTTCTCCACGTGTAGCTATTCATAAGATTCATACAGAACCATTCGTTGAAGGCTGTGTGGGTATACCCCTTAATGGAATCAAAATCAAAATTCTCGATGAACAGGGCAGAAAGCTTCCTGAACAGTCGAAAGGATTTCTGCACATCAAAGGCCCTAACATCATGAAGGGGTATGTAAAACAAAAGAAATTAACCGGACAAGTAAAAAAGAATAGATGGCTGAATACGAATGATCTGGCAGAGATACGGAATAACCAGCTTATTATCTATGGGAGATCGGATAATACCATTATCCGAAACGGTGTTAATATTCAACTGGAAGAAATTGAGTCACTACTCAATGTAAGTCCTTTCGTCAATGAATCGATGGTCATAAAGCGAGAATCCAAGGATAAGCAGGTAACCCTTGAGGCATGGATTGTACCAAGTTCTGCTTACCAAGTTTCTTTGTTACGAAAAGAGATTCATAGTTGGGATCAAAAGTTATGGCCGGATGAAATTGTATTAAAACAAAAAATGCCGAAAACTGAGACGGGTAAGCTGAGAAGAACAGTGATTTAA
- a CDS encoding class I SAM-dependent methyltransferase, with amino-acid sequence MEKWKSFFSSDYLTFSEEILTSERTDYEIGFIVRQLNLKPGARILDLGCGQGRISIPLAQKGFSITGLDGAKDLLEEAKRRAKEHNVDIEFIHRDMREMDFTEEFDAVINFGTAFGYIESQKDDQLILKKIHQALKPDGLFIQDLENREAKVKNLSKQTWYRMNNKLVWSNRNFDYVSGRWNEVIKWHEDGVEKQSVLNLRLYTSSEIIHMNENAGLALKDLFGFFDGQAYTPDSPRMILKLQKTEG; translated from the coding sequence ATGGAAAAATGGAAGTCGTTTTTTTCGTCAGACTATTTGACGTTTTCGGAAGAAATTCTGACATCGGAGCGCACAGATTACGAAATTGGATTCATTGTAAGGCAATTAAACCTTAAACCGGGAGCCAGAATCCTTGATTTAGGATGCGGTCAAGGTCGGATTTCTATCCCTCTTGCTCAAAAAGGATTTTCGATTACTGGGTTAGACGGTGCTAAAGATCTCTTGGAGGAAGCAAAACGAAGAGCAAAAGAGCATAACGTAGACATTGAATTTATTCATCGTGATATGCGCGAAATGGATTTTACTGAGGAATTTGATGCTGTAATCAATTTCGGAACAGCCTTTGGATACATCGAGTCACAAAAAGATGATCAATTGATCTTGAAAAAAATTCATCAAGCCCTTAAACCTGACGGACTATTTATTCAGGACCTTGAAAACAGGGAAGCTAAAGTTAAAAATTTATCTAAGCAAACTTGGTACCGCATGAATAATAAGCTGGTGTGGAGTAATCGGAATTTCGATTATGTCTCAGGACGCTGGAATGAAGTAATTAAATGGCATGAAGACGGAGTTGAGAAACAATCTGTATTGAATTTAAGACTTTACACCTCTTCTGAAATCATCCATATGAATGAAAATGCCGGTTTAGCTCTCAAGGATCTATTCGGTTTTTTTGATGGTCAGGCCTACACTCCAGACAGTCCTCGTATGATCTTAAAACTGCAGAAGACCGAAGGATAA
- a CDS encoding 3-hydroxyacyl-ACP dehydratase FabZ family protein: protein MDYLRLLPHEYPLRLVDKVELYRKGEILVSKFDTNRLNWLPNQTPIPESILMEGMAQSAVIFTQLETRPLQKDEFPVLGAINATILSRVEPGQLITYKIKPLRLLQDQAVIEGSILVHQQTVLRGTLTVGIS, encoded by the coding sequence ATGGACTATCTTAGATTGCTGCCTCATGAGTATCCGCTGCGTCTAGTTGATAAGGTGGAACTTTATAGGAAAGGGGAGATATTGGTATCGAAATTTGATACCAATCGTCTTAATTGGTTACCGAATCAAACCCCTATTCCCGAATCCATCCTTATGGAAGGAATGGCACAAAGCGCAGTCATATTTACACAATTGGAGACTCGCCCATTACAAAAAGATGAATTTCCTGTATTAGGAGCAATCAATGCGACCATTCTATCTCGGGTCGAACCCGGTCAATTGATAACGTATAAAATTAAACCGCTTAGGCTGTTACAAGATCAAGCGGTTATTGAAGGAAGTATCTTGGTGCATCAACAAACGGTTTTAAGAGGAACCCTAACCGTCGGTATCTCATAG
- a CDS encoding alpha/beta hydrolase, which yields MANERFVELENQGKLAGILHIPEGLQSACPLVIYCPGKNGERYEVHRLAVKFARQLAEQGIATLRFDYYGMGLSDGFYHDMTTTTKVSNIEMAYRYAKTLEFVDQKKVAYLGFSDGARMALMAANRTNVTNLLIWSPLFNEYGGNYPNAKKPRFIRHKTQPNKLVMPWAGLWNSLDFYKDLQGMDILHELNQYVGNSLLVFGGNDPLVEEEKEYLDTSNIPLYQNADVHRTHTIAGAGHLFTSESLEHQLMGVSGAWLREHLMHL from the coding sequence ATGGCGAATGAGAGATTCGTAGAACTTGAAAATCAAGGAAAGTTAGCTGGTATTCTACATATACCTGAAGGTCTCCAGTCTGCTTGTCCTTTGGTCATTTATTGTCCAGGGAAGAACGGAGAACGATACGAAGTACATCGTCTGGCCGTGAAGTTTGCGCGCCAGCTCGCAGAACAAGGAATAGCAACCCTTCGTTTTGATTATTACGGCATGGGGCTTAGTGACGGGTTTTATCACGATATGACCACCACAACAAAGGTATCGAATATCGAAATGGCGTATCGGTATGCAAAAACACTTGAGTTTGTGGATCAAAAAAAAGTGGCATACCTTGGTTTTAGCGATGGAGCAAGGATGGCGCTCATGGCTGCCAATCGTACGAACGTCACCAACCTTTTAATTTGGAGCCCGCTCTTTAATGAATATGGTGGGAATTATCCCAATGCTAAAAAGCCGCGATTCATCAGACATAAAACGCAACCAAATAAATTGGTAATGCCGTGGGCTGGTTTATGGAACAGCCTTGATTTTTATAAAGATCTTCAAGGGATGGATATCCTTCATGAATTAAACCAGTATGTAGGAAACTCTTTACTTGTTTTCGGTGGAAACGACCCTTTGGTGGAGGAAGAAAAGGAATATCTTGATACCTCCAACATTCCTTTATATCAAAATGCTGATGTACATCGAACACATACCATTGCTGGTGCGGGTCACTTATTTACTTCAGAGTCATTAGAACATCAGTTAATGGGTGTATCCGGTGCTTGGTTACGAGAACATCTTATGCATCTATAG
- a CDS encoding serine aminopeptidase domain-containing protein, whose amino-acid sequence MWKQHTFGKKSEIYGVIEYGSKECDTLTISFPGLGQAMSEKNYLFSNLRKVLGQSGQTCVQFDYRGHGDSFGELGDYSLNSMIEDGLTVMQDCYKQFRPKTIYLIGNGIGSFVASRLSKLCWEYFSINAKVICISPPLFKFPKASELFSKVSLAVLEQNGAIDSQVLIPGYDYYTLSDFDNAQYQFVTSLGGHMLYLHGQKLSYELIQELNEFDLKEELQTVKDVTILLGEHDNEGLEQIHSLPHAKVDTLDHVKYFYQHPAAMDQLIEKVTKLVKQKAPSFISNRVMDQGEK is encoded by the coding sequence TTGTGGAAACAACATACATTTGGTAAAAAGAGTGAGATCTACGGTGTGATTGAGTACGGTAGTAAAGAGTGTGATACATTGACTATTTCTTTTCCGGGGCTTGGTCAAGCTATGAGCGAAAAGAATTATCTATTTTCCAATCTTCGTAAAGTCTTGGGCCAAAGTGGACAAACCTGTGTTCAGTTTGATTATCGAGGGCATGGGGACAGTTTTGGAGAGCTGGGGGATTACTCCCTAAACTCAATGATCGAGGATGGACTAACTGTTATGCAAGATTGTTATAAGCAGTTCCGTCCCAAAACGATTTATCTCATTGGAAATGGAATTGGTTCTTTTGTTGCCAGCAGATTAAGCAAGTTGTGCTGGGAGTATTTTTCAATAAATGCAAAGGTGATTTGCATTTCTCCACCGTTATTTAAGTTTCCGAAAGCCTCAGAGTTATTTTCAAAGGTGTCTTTGGCGGTATTAGAGCAGAATGGAGCTATCGATTCTCAAGTATTGATCCCTGGGTATGATTATTACACACTTAGTGATTTTGACAACGCTCAATATCAGTTTGTCACTTCATTAGGTGGGCACATGCTCTATTTACATGGACAAAAATTATCATATGAACTGATACAGGAACTTAATGAGTTTGATTTGAAGGAGGAGCTACAAACCGTAAAGGATGTAACCATCCTTTTAGGTGAACACGATAACGAGGGGTTGGAGCAAATACACAGCCTCCCGCATGCAAAAGTCGATACATTAGATCATGTGAAATATTTTTATCAACATCCTGCAGCGATGGACCAACTGATTGAAAAGGTTACCAAGCTGGTTAAACAAAAAGCTCCTAGTTTCATTTCAAATCGAGTCATGGATCAGGGTGAAAAGTGA